The DNA sequence GATTTAAAGTGCTTCAACAAACATGACCAGGCAGCATTATTACTGAATCGACCACCAGTTGCCCCACGTATAACACAAAAAAGCTTACTAATATTTTTTCCTGCTTGACAGTGAAAGTTAACCTCCAGATATTTGTGAGTTTGTCCACATGGATTTCCATACACCTCATTCGCAGCTTCAAGCTCACAAAAATTTTTGCCTTCGCATTTCTCCTTCACCATGTCTGCAGACTTAGAGAAACTAATTGAAAGAATTGGGAGAAAGTTGCTCAATTAACGACTAGCACATTTCTTGAGGAAACACCCAAGTATAAGCTTTAAACAGCAAGCTATTTCCAAACCCGCCTTTAACCGACTATAAACACTCCATAAAAACCTTATCCCATGAAAAATATGGAAATatatgacatttttttcttgaaggcGAGGGAGGGGGGGCACAGTCTTGTCGAGCGATCGCAAATCTGAGTGACTGCCTTCTAGCCAGGAGAGTAATTTAGTTGCCCTTTAAAGTgcttttttctccctttttctAACTTCTTTTATTTACTCTTTTTCTACTTGTCTTAAATTGAGAACAAAATGTGTGTGCGAACATTCGGCAATCTTCATGCCTCGTCTTAAAATCCATCAGTGGTCACTTTATTAGGAATAagtgaaaggagaaaaaaaataggaatgGCACCACACCCCCTTCCCCCACATCGCATACAACTTTTTTGCAGAACTTCAGAGGTTAATTCGGTGAACAACGACAGCAAAACCATGACTATAAATCAAGCAATTCAATATGATTGTTTGGCTCTCCTAGTAAAACCAGAATTGGAGAAAAAACACGAGGATAAGTTTGTTTTGCTCTTGGGCCATCGTAGATAAACATATTCAACTTACTAATTTTTATAAACTTGGCGTTTCGTATGCTACTCAACATACATTTTGAAAAGTGATAATGATATATAGTACCGTTGCAATTTTGAAATCTATAGATTAACTTTTAAGTTTTGTGCTTAATCTCGGTAGTTTTCAAAATTGTAACGCCGggtacttttgaaaatgtatgttgagtAGCATACGAAACGTTAAGTTTATAAAAACGAGTAAGTTCGATATGTTTATCACTGCTGTTTGTGTTCTCATCAAGTTTGTTATTGTTTCGTAGTAAATATTTTAGCTATGTGATGATAGTTTAGATTGCTTACAGGCATCTATCGTTTTCAGCTAGCTTGTCACCACAAGTCCACTTGTCTTTTCGTCCATAGTTTGCGTCCACTACCTGTATTTTCTGGTCTTCAGGGCATGTTATATTCTCCGGCGGGTTAAACTCACAGATGGCTTTCGTGATCAATTCTGTTCAGCAATGATAAACAGTAAAGTTGAAGATTAACTACAACAGTTATTAATAAACTTGAACTCCCGATCGCCCCAGGTTTAATAGGGAATACGGATTCTAGAATccgagaaatttttgcttgtggaatcagGAATCTTGTTctttggaatccgaaatacagctcaaggaatccagaatcctactaacgactggaatccggaattcaagtCGCTGACGATgtctggaatccagtacctggaatctggaatccacggcgaggaatccagaatctaagactGACTTGGATTCACTTACATGGGGTGATCCCGAACTGTGTCATTTTTGTCCAAACCAATCCACTATCCAGTGGTTTTCTGTGACGCTGAAGAAACGAATTTATAATGTCATGTAGAAACATCTTGTGCAACCAAATATTTGGTTACTGTAAATGCTCTACTTAGCGTCCGGGACGCTTACTTAATGAATTTCCACGTAGACGAAGGGCCTTTTATTCAATGGAAGGGAGAGGAAATATCTTCAAAGTGGTATGATGAAATCCGGTCTGTAACATATCTCAAAGCTTACCTGACTTGCAAAGGTAATACACCTGTAAATATTTTGTAACACCTTGGCATTCGGGTGGGTCCTCGTACTCGTCTTTGCTAGATACCAATGTGCAAGAGTTGGAATCGTCACATGATTCTTGCACCGAGAGTATCGTATTCTCATAATCAGCATGGCACGTGGTGTTAATTAGTTGATCACCCTCGATGCACGTGTCTGGGAGATGGCGTCCATAACTGGCCCAGACCGTTGATATGACAAATTGTGGAGGACATTTCAATGTCCTTGCAGGATCACCGTCGCAAATTGTCTCCACGTAAAATTCTGTGAGTAcggtcataaaaaaaaaaaattataattccATGAATCCTCATTTTTGACCTTagaattgaaatttgaaaataaattctAGTCTCAAAAGGTCGCAGACTTTTTAGTATTGTAGCTTTCGACTGTCTCGCATAGTCTTCATCATAGCAATGAAAGCTCAGTGTTGTCACGTGAATTAGTAATAACCCCATCTCTTGTTTAGGGTTGAACGATGGCTCTGATATGAGTGACCtccttgatttttcttttcatgtccACCGTCTCCTAGTCAATGATCTTGACCCCCCACCCAGTCAATCTAATGACTGGATTTGGACTGGTGTTCCCAGATTGCGGAAAGTACTGCAAAGTGCTAAAAAATCTGAGACCTTATGAGGCAAgaacattttttcaattttttatgttGGTAATTTttaagggacaggttcacggttcagcgcatgctcattaattaattactttttcccaatttattattaattctatcggcTAATAATGCCACTCACATgcatctcagcgatctcagaatgtatttcaaagtagaagtatatttcagagtaacctgaagtatATAAAATGTCTGAGCAAGTCCACGGCtacaaaccaatgagtggtgccggatcaggaaggaggagtactaaaatcgcagaaaaaatgTTTGATTCCATGGTTGATGAATTTACAGCTGTTTGCACgtaagttgatcaagtgactgccaggggagtgtgcagattggttctttgacaaaattatgacatgatcatattgcttgcatggacgatacagcatgtcccggtagaaaaacagcattttgataaatgagcatgtGCTGAACAGTGAAACCTttcttttaaccctttcactgccagagtggaTGATGGAGTTTGtgaggtggttctaacttttgagtctgtggacaaaatcctatggtacgaccattcaaatgaaatctctttggAAGTACTTTCATTTggagttatttgttttaaaaaattttacaaaataaaatttgggatttttgtcgAATTTGACTTTGGTCATATtgggcagtgaaagggttaaggtaTTCAGTATGCCGGGGCTGAGGCCATATCCACACATCTCGACTAGTAAGTCGATCGTGGTTATCGCTGCATAGAAACTTACGCGTTTACACGCTGCCATCTACATACCAATCCTTGTTAAGATGATCGCAAACATACGTTTATGTTTGACAgacttaaagcaaggggcacacatacaccaacccagggcctggccagtacctcacaCATGCACATAGTCATATCACCCAGGTAGTGGCAGACATAGAAAACTGTTTCGTCCTTACTGGGACTCTCGACGGTAAAGGGTCTTTGAGACACGGTTAGCCCGTTCATAGAGCCGACagctatgccatgctgatgagccccagTAAGGgtgaaacagctgtccatggctgccactgccggagtgatatggctgtgcgcatgcgtaaggtattggccaggccgtgggttggtgtattcccacaggattggtttaggacaccaaaatggccgccgtttcacTGTTTTGGAataccaatatggcggacgtgacgtcacgtgaaaacgctctattaaCGAAACCAATAAATCTTTGCAGCGACAGGGGAGGGGCTGGATGATTTCAATTCGCAATGCATGGTCTCGTTAATCTTAACCAAGCAAAGGGTGAGCCTTAGGGGAGAGGACCCAACGTGAGTTTAAGGCTTTGCTTAGTCTTTCGTTTTCATGAGAGTATATCACAATAAAGCCTTTCGTTTACAATTGAATGTGCTTATCATGCCAGTTGCTGAAAAGCTTAACAACGAAGCTAAACCTACTCGTGAGTATAATgctatttttcaaaaacaaaagtttaGATTGTGACCGGGATCGTAGCTGCGATTTATGCCACTAGTCCAAGTGTGTGGTtttctcaacctcgttcccaggttacTCTCTTTTGCCTCGAGAAAGGAGCAagagagagaccctgggaacgaggttgtggcTTTGCTTTATCTCTTTATCATAGTctaccgtaaaattcagaaaataagcccctccatgtgtaagcccctccaaatataagccccccaagcTGATAACGCGAAAAACCccccgttaaatcgcccctccaaatataagccccccgggggcttgtacttgcaaaattgccctcaaatacaaagtaaaacaaagcaaaaacgttaaatttacttctaactataaggctagcccagtcgattttgaaacgcaagtTTCCCTCCCTAGCTAAGCCGCTCCGAATATAAGCacctccaaaaataaacctctcaaaaagggcctttgggaaatataagccccggggcttattttcggaattttacggtagttctTTACGATGTTTTTATTTACCACTTGTCGCTTCTGATTCGTGGACAACagaacttgtgaaaaaactaaaaatgacGAAAAACACGGCAccctacaaaaaaagaaaagagaatgaaatgaataaatactAAGTTTGCAAGGAAATGGCCGTAAAAAACGGACTTCTATTGCCTTAGGGGAAAGGGTGGTTTCAGTTTCGGGTTTGTACGTCGCTGTTTCGAACTTTGTCATGTTGGTCCATCCGTGAAAAGCTGTTGTGATGTCACTGCAAAGGTTTAGCTACTTTGCAAGAACTTCCAAACCTATTGCAACACTAGAGAGGGATTAATTTTTAAGGACTTTTGTCATAGTTTGGCAGTTTTTACTCGATCAGGAGCTCCTGCCTCCACTGatcgttgcttaagttcccgAATAGTTAGAAGAGGCCTGTTGAAACAGAACAGGGGTCTCCAAACACCACTACCAGGTTCTCTTTTGTAAGTGTGGCTCAATTATTTTCACCCTCGATCGCTTTCCGTTTTTTCCTGTTCGATACGCTTATGAGGAACTACGTGATACGCCTATAAGCAGAATCCGCACGGTAAGTAGCATACGTACTTTCCCACAGCTATTTTCAAGGGCGAATTTAGGGGTGATCCCAGGGGGACCGCGGCCCCCTTTTTGGTGaaattttgcatgattttaaaacaattctCAGTTAACAGGAGAATCTATATAGCTGACAACTCTAAAGCCACCACTTTGTTAATTTTCTGGATCCAcctagcctacgtgtagccgcacccttTCCCCCCTCGGTTTTCCCTTTGCCGAGGGGAGGTTGCGGGTACGTGTAGGCTAGATCCACCATGGATTTTACCCCCAAACGGTACGATGAGTAGCCCCGTCACTGTTTTAGAAGATTCCCGCACCCACTTCGATGTGATGTTCCCTCCTTCTCATATCTCGAGCTTTAGGTACAGAATTCTTTGTTCATTCTTGTTAAGAAATCAATTGAACACTTAAAAATTCAAGAGAGGActtaagtaagaaaaaaaattaatgcaacgtaGCACGGTGATACATAACAAAAGGATAGTATCAGTCGAACGGTTTTAAACAAATCAACATAACTAGAGCTAGCATTGCAAAGTAACGCCGACGTGTGTCACCACCTAACCAGGACAAAACACTTCTTCATGAGGTTGACTAAAGATGTGCCTGTAAACGCCACGATTGCCcatgaaaatgataattttaataaaagtaATCACCTAGGTTAAGGCGAGTAAAGTGATGATTAGTCGCATGTGTAAAGTTAACAATGAATGTTATCCTTGAACTTTATGTTATGTACATGAAAATATTGCTGTACCTTTGATCTTGAAGCCAGCATACCTGAGTATACTTGACCTATATAACAAAATCTACGATGGTGTTTAACTCAGTGTTCTCTTTTAACGTAATAAACTGTGCGCGTTAGCTCTTCAATGAAATCTTCTATATTAAGACAACTGACGTGTTTTTGATTTGGTTGTCTGTCCAATGAATCAATAACAAGTTCTTGTGTAAAAGCACCTGTTTGGATATTGATTATGACCCGCTAAAGAGACACGCCTTAGGCCTCGTTCCGTTGGTCGAGTCCCCTACAGATTACTATCCGGTTTCAATCGTCTacgcgatttcgcaaaatccGTCTGATCCAAAATACACCACTCTAGAGAGCGGTGTTGCTATGAGCGAATTCGTTTGTtccgtgtggacggaaggcagATTCGTGTGAAAACAATGTTGGGTTTTGAAATATTCGagttcgtgtggacggggcaaTTGTCATACCCGCAAAATCTTGCGCGCGCGCCAAGAGTGCGAGGACTCCTCCCGTCGCAGTggaacccccctcccccgggagaaACCACAGCCCCGGTTCAGGCAGCAACATGTGTCACTCGAGGTGGctactagcctgcgagcaagctctcgtATTTGGGCGAGCCcggcgagaacgcgcgagcgaggggtcGGGAAGAGACTTacctaggaagatcgaagggcctctgctcgcagggtaatacCGACCTGTCTCTATCGccaatttgtgattacttagaCGGAGTTTAGTTAGAGTTATCCGGTGTCAGATGTTGGTGACCTGACGGAGATAATCTTCACATGTATAATATTTTcgattgttttaaattttgtagGTGGCTATACACATTACGTACACATGGCCCCGGCGTCAAAATAACATCGACCTTTTCGACGAAATCCAAAATGTCACTGTCGGCAAGAAAAGAATTAATCTCCCGCCAAAGTCTCTGTCTGAGAAGGAAAAAGCAAATTCTCCTCAGCCGGGTCGTTCAATAACGCGTGTTGGCTAGTTAAAGGAACCGTGTGGTATGGGTTTCGAACGCATGCATGGAAAACTAGGTTGCTAATAGTCCCGCTAACAGTCTGGAGTAGGGTCAAAATCCTCGAACTCATGTTACATTTCAAACTAACGGATCATGTGATAAGAAATGAGTATGATAAACAAACATAACAGTTAAATACCTGGAGTGGTATGACTGATATCACTTGAGCTTAATTTAAAACGTATTTATGAATTAGCATAATATACCCAAAAAGatttaacaaaaatatttataagaTAAATATCATTTTATATTGGTTTtgccaacaaaaacaaaattgttacCCGCAAATCTTTTTTTACGCTGACGGGTATTAAGTCGTGAATGCAGCTTTAAGTGGATGAATTAAAGTATTTTCCGCATTTTTGAGGAAACAAAGCTTGAAGCAGAATACATGAATCACAATGGCCCAAGAATCTTACAGAAAGCTTGAACAAGATCAAAATGCTGTAACGAGGAAACGACGTTGTTCGGCGGTCTTTGTTCAGATTGCTTGCCAAGTATCTTTGCTTATTCTTTTGATCATTTGTGTCGTTTCTATAGAAAGGCGAATAACGTTCCTTGAGAAAAGATTCGATTCcatgaaagaagaaaacaatgaagTTTCCTCTAAGAATAAAAAGGGGCTCGCCGAACATGGATCAGCCAACTTTAGATTGTCAAGCTTTATCAAAAAATTGCAATCATTGGAGGAAAGGTAAGACATGCACTAAATAGTACTAGGTGGTCAAAGCTCGCTCAAATTTGAAAGTAGGAAGAAATACGCAagaataattcaattaacacCAAACTGTATAATTGTTAAGTACTCTCCTGGCTCCCAGAGTTGTCCCGATAACTGTGGCCTGAAACATTTCTCTTACTATACAAGGTATCCTTGTAACGGGAGTGATCAACGAAAACAGCCGGGGCTAAAGCTTAGTGCTCTAGTAAACAGGTTGAATGTAGAACGACTTCTTTCTCTTTGTACTGACACTCAGAAAGTAGCCACTAAAGGAGTTAGAAACAAGGCCATTTAAGAAAGCATTCAACTGTTAAAATACTTGTAACTACCAAGAGTATCTACTTTTTGTTTCGCCGGTATGAAAAATTTGATTAATCTGCCCCTCGGGTTACGGATTCAAAACTGACAATTAGAAGACAAGAATTGGACACATTAAGACAGAGAAGTTCAGGTAAACTGTGCTTCCCAAAAATCCTAAAGAAATCAGATAACTGTAGTGATTTCGAGATATGACATGTTTCGTATTTATTCTAATTTTTGATTAAGTATTATAGACTGAACGCATCAAAACACTGAGTTAATTTTAAAACACATTAAAAGAGTGAGTCAATgttaagaaggaaaaaaggaatTTAACCTTAAAGCTGGTGGGCACAATCACTTGTCATCGATAGGTACATGGGAGAATTATTTAAGTTTATCGCAGCCCATGCGTGTGGTAAATATATAGACAAATCTCAAAAGCCAGGTTTTAATCCAATATATCTGGCGCCATAGAAGAGAGTTAACAGTCTAAACAATGATTTAAGTTGCTTTTTAAGTCGATTACGAGTTATTTGTCTCTTTGGCTATTAAACATATTCGAGGAGCTCTAGATCTCAGCTGAGCCCTAACCTTGTTGTCAAAAACGTCCTTGAGGGACGCGTAGCAGAAAATCTAGTGTTAGAAGGCATAACTGGTAACGTCGAGCGTTAGCTCTTAAAATAAAGAGTTACAAGTTCAGTGACTTGTGAAACTGACCCCATGAGGCTtacccggggggagggggggagtaCTTGGATTAATTTTTGCTGCGTTTGTGCCGCTGGCATCTCAGAGCCCATTAGGGACGacccattagaaaacttattgggggaaggcgaagtacaaaaaaatattcgcgcaagggaaaattaaatgaaaaaaaattcatgcacgccaattaatcctaaaagaTATTCATgtta is a window from the Porites lutea chromosome 10, jaPorLute2.1, whole genome shotgun sequence genome containing:
- the LOC140951210 gene encoding L-rhamnose-binding lectin SML-like; this encodes MLASRSKGAVFFVIFSFFTSSVVHESEATSEFYVETICDGDPARTLKCPPQFVISTVWASYGRHLPDTCIEGDQLINTTCHADYENTILSVQESCDDSNSCTLVSSKDEYEDPPECQGVTKYLQVYYLCKSELITKAICEFNPPENITCPEDQKIQVVDANYGRKDKWTCGDKLAENDRCLFSKSADMVKEKCEGKNFCELEAANEVYGNPCGQTHKYLEVNFHCQAGKNIKEVSGSRKSPDLYITPF